The following are encoded together in the Culex pipiens pallens isolate TS chromosome 1, TS_CPP_V2, whole genome shotgun sequence genome:
- the LOC128092485 gene encoding ets DNA-binding protein pokkuri-like produces the protein MDRPASPTVHTLNLKSSTLSPPLHHSRCVFTFKREFFLDGPEPNTNGCLPWKFSGVTAERSGPALHTRDTGWAGLAKLWDKQKIYMSMNYDKISRALRYY, from the exons ATGGATCGTCCAGCATCTCCAACGGTCCACACGCTGAACCTGAAGTCGTCGACCCTATCACCACCGTTGCATCACTCCCGGTGTGTTTTTACCTTCAAGCGGGAGTTCTTTCTTGACGGACCGGAACCCAATACCA ATGGCTGCCTCCCGTGGAAATTTTCTGGAGTAACTGCTGAACGATCCGGCCCAGCGCTACACACACGGGATACGGGCTGGGCTGGGTTGGCCAAGCTGTGGGACAAGCAGAAGATCTACATGTCGATGAACTACGACAAGATATCGCGAGCGCTGCGTTACTACTAG